A genome region from Meiothermus cerbereus DSM 11376 includes the following:
- a CDS encoding carbohydrate ABC transporter permease — protein sequence MRSERYIPYVLILPSVLFLLFLFAWPLLEALLLSVRGSGGQWTLENFQRMAADLYFRDALKYTLLLTVVIVPLQVVLALGMAMLLGGLTKGRDLFLYVWTIPLGISDLAAGIVWLAIFTERGYLNSFLQGIGIIQQPQLWLSYETPLMIFVAVVAAEVWRATAIVFVILVAGLQLIPKEYSEAAEVFGATPWQRFWKVTLPLLMPSLQVALILRTILALEVFAVVVALGGRNLPVLAGEAYYWYNAYQNPGVAAAYSVIILGISVVATLLYLRLMRSKQEGAA from the coding sequence ATGCGTAGTGAACGGTATATCCCCTACGTGCTCATCTTGCCGAGCGTGCTGTTTTTGTTGTTTTTGTTCGCTTGGCCGCTCCTGGAAGCCCTGCTCTTGTCGGTGCGGGGCAGCGGGGGGCAGTGGACGCTCGAGAACTTCCAGCGCATGGCCGCCGACCTTTACTTCCGCGATGCCCTCAAGTACACCTTGCTCCTGACGGTGGTGATTGTGCCCTTACAGGTGGTGTTGGCCCTGGGCATGGCCATGCTGCTGGGAGGCCTCACCAAGGGCCGCGACCTGTTTTTGTATGTGTGGACCATCCCGTTGGGCATTTCCGACCTGGCCGCCGGCATCGTCTGGCTGGCAATTTTTACCGAGCGTGGATATCTCAATAGCTTCTTGCAGGGCATTGGCATAATACAGCAACCGCAGTTGTGGCTGAGCTACGAGACCCCCCTGATGATTTTTGTGGCGGTGGTGGCGGCCGAGGTCTGGCGGGCTACCGCCATCGTGTTTGTGATTCTGGTGGCGGGCTTGCAGCTTATTCCTAAAGAATACAGCGAGGCCGCCGAGGTGTTCGGGGCCACCCCCTGGCAGCGCTTCTGGAAGGTCACCCTGCCGCTCTTGATGCCCAGCCTACAAGTAGCCTTGATTCTGCGCACCATCCTGGCCCTCGAGGTGTTTGCAGTGGTGGTCGCGCTGGGTGGGCGCAACCTGCCGGTGCTGGCGGGGGAAGCCTACTACTGGTACAACGCCTATCAAAATCCGGGGGTTGCGGCTGCTTACTCGGTCATCATTTTGGGCATCTCGGTGGTTGCCACACTACTTTATTTGCGACTGATGCGCTCTAAGCAGGAGGGTGCCGCATGA
- a CDS encoding extracellular solute-binding protein produces the protein MKKSKWLWLGLLGTLLVLSGVLAQQTASLLFVSTQFTPIEEAQRMRQVILKDFQGRVEFIPEDNAPFTNRILSEVRAGRVNVGLAGGLHGDFPPLIAAGALDTVDDVMAQLKDRRFSQTFVNLGKMGTGNQLYIPWMQATYIMVANRQALQYLPAGANVNTLTYTQLKEWAANIQRATGRRMLGFPAGPRGLMHRFTQGYLYPSYTKSAVTKFRSDEAESMWLEFKNLWQHVNPQSTSYDFMQEPLLAGEVWIAWDHIARLRDALNQKPNEFVAFPAPIGPYGRGFMPVLAGLAIPKGSPNRAAAVAVIEYLTRPEVQITTLVQNGFFPVIQVRLPDNLPQGIRMGADAIARQAQSNVALPSLLPVGLGARGGEYNKVFQDTFARIVLRNEDVRRVLDSEAGNLRRIMNETRAPCWSPDPVSSGACPVN, from the coding sequence ATGAAGAAGAGCAAGTGGTTGTGGTTGGGTCTCTTGGGCACCTTGTTGGTGCTATCCGGGGTACTGGCGCAACAGACGGCCTCGCTGCTGTTTGTCTCTACGCAGTTCACCCCCATCGAGGAAGCCCAGCGGATGCGGCAGGTGATCCTGAAGGATTTTCAGGGGCGGGTGGAGTTTATCCCCGAGGACAACGCTCCCTTCACCAACCGCATTCTTTCCGAAGTTCGCGCAGGCCGGGTGAACGTGGGCCTGGCCGGGGGCCTGCACGGCGACTTCCCCCCGCTCATTGCGGCTGGAGCGCTGGACACCGTAGACGATGTGATGGCCCAGCTCAAAGACCGGCGGTTTTCGCAGACTTTCGTGAACCTGGGCAAGATGGGCACAGGCAACCAGCTCTATATCCCCTGGATGCAGGCCACCTACATTATGGTCGCCAATCGGCAGGCCCTGCAGTATCTGCCGGCGGGGGCCAACGTCAATACACTCACCTACACCCAGCTCAAGGAGTGGGCCGCCAACATCCAGCGGGCCACCGGGCGACGCATGCTGGGCTTTCCGGCAGGCCCCCGCGGCCTGATGCACCGCTTTACCCAGGGCTACTTGTACCCCTCGTACACCAAGAGCGCGGTGACCAAGTTTAGGAGCGATGAGGCCGAGAGCATGTGGCTCGAGTTCAAAAACCTCTGGCAGCACGTGAACCCCCAGTCCACCAGCTACGACTTCATGCAAGAGCCGCTGCTGGCGGGTGAGGTCTGGATCGCCTGGGATCACATCGCCCGCCTGCGCGATGCCCTGAACCAGAAACCCAACGAGTTTGTGGCCTTCCCCGCCCCCATTGGGCCCTATGGACGGGGCTTTATGCCGGTGCTGGCCGGGCTGGCCATCCCCAAGGGCAGCCCCAACCGGGCCGCCGCCGTGGCTGTCATCGAGTACCTGACCCGCCCCGAGGTGCAGATCACCACCCTGGTGCAAAACGGCTTCTTCCCCGTCATTCAGGTGCGCCTGCCCGACAACCTGCCCCAAGGCATTCGCATGGGCGCCGATGCCATCGCGCGGCAGGCCCAGAGCAACGTGGCCCTGCCCAGCCTGCTGCCGGTGGGCCTGGGCGCCAGGGGCGGGGAGTACAACAAGGTCTTCCAGGACACCTTCGCCCGCATCGTGTTGCGCAACGAGGACGTGCGGCGGGTACTCGACAGCGAAGCCGGCAACCTGCGCCGCATCATGAACGAAACCCGGGCTCCGTGCTGGTCGCCCGACCCTGTCAGCAGCGGGGCTTGCCCGGTGAACTAG
- a CDS encoding LacI family DNA-binding transcriptional regulator has product MSSRKPTPLAVDIRRVAQEAGVSIATVSRVLNNPDRVSPQTRTRVMEIATRLGYRPNPNGKRLRKGRAETIGLVIPSPPGRFADSFFLELLAGLGEGLSDAGLDLLVATCPPGSEELACYRRLVEGKRVEGLVVARTRRQDERIAYLLEHNIPFVAHGRSDLITTPYPYLDIDGQQGFYLATKHLLGLGHRRIAYIGAPHELNFAAHRRAGFQQAMAEARIPIRPTWVVEGDLSEESGYHLAQKLLDTSDIPTALLCANDLMAIGVLRALRERGLKGGQEVSVIGYDDIPQAQYTDPPLSTVHQPFRDTGKRLVKMLLDRLAGAPVSQLQEVWVPELVLRGSDGPPQT; this is encoded by the coding sequence ATGTCTAGCCGCAAACCCACCCCCCTGGCAGTAGATATCCGCCGCGTGGCGCAAGAGGCGGGGGTATCCATTGCAACGGTCTCGAGGGTGCTCAACAACCCCGATCGGGTCAGCCCCCAGACCCGCACACGGGTGATGGAGATTGCGACCCGCCTGGGCTACCGTCCCAATCCAAATGGCAAGCGCCTGCGCAAGGGCCGTGCCGAGACCATCGGCCTGGTGATTCCCTCACCGCCAGGCCGTTTTGCCGATTCGTTTTTTCTGGAGCTATTGGCCGGGCTGGGCGAAGGACTCTCCGATGCCGGACTGGATTTGCTGGTAGCAACCTGCCCGCCCGGCTCGGAAGAACTGGCCTGTTACCGGCGCTTGGTGGAGGGTAAACGGGTCGAGGGCCTGGTGGTGGCCCGTACCCGCCGCCAGGATGAGCGTATTGCTTATCTGCTCGAGCACAACATCCCCTTCGTTGCCCACGGGCGTAGCGACCTCATCACCACCCCTTATCCTTATCTGGACATAGACGGGCAACAAGGCTTCTACCTCGCCACCAAGCATCTGCTGGGTCTGGGCCACCGCCGCATCGCCTACATCGGCGCCCCCCACGAGCTCAACTTCGCTGCGCACCGCCGGGCCGGCTTCCAGCAAGCCATGGCCGAAGCCAGGATACCCATTCGTCCCACCTGGGTGGTAGAAGGCGACCTGAGCGAGGAAAGCGGCTACCACCTGGCCCAAAAGCTCTTGGATACCTCCGACATCCCCACCGCTCTGCTGTGCGCCAACGACCTCATGGCCATCGGGGTTTTGCGGGCCTTGCGGGAGCGAGGGCTCAAAGGCGGGCAGGAAGTCTCGGTCATCGGCTACGACGACATTCCTCAGGCACAATACACCGATCCCCCCCTTTCTACCGTGCACCAGCCCTTCCGGGATACCGGCAAGCGGCTGGTGAAGATGTTATTGGATCGGCTGGCCGGAGCGCCGGTTTCGCAGCTACAGGAGGTCTGGGTTCCTGAGTTGGTTCTGCGGGGGTCGGATGGGCCACCGCAAACATAA